The genomic segment GAGAAGTAGTGAAATGACAGATATTTATATGACTCACAACTTAAACAGTAGTTAACATTGTCACAGCACTTATTTTCTAACCTTAGCATAGCACCTGGGGAAAATGGCCACTAATGGATGAACATTAAATTAGAACATTACCTCGGGCAGCGCTCCTTCAGCTGCTCACACAAAGACTGAATGAACCAGCTTCCATCTATTGGGTGCCTCATTGCTTTATAGTCTTCAACAGTGGCGAGAGCGACCAAAAAATCTGCATCCTCAGGGATGAACGGAGACTGAGAGTCATCAGCCTGTAGATCTTCTGATAACACTCCTCGCTGCATCTGCCTTCCCTGACAGGCCTGGATCAGGAACACTTTGGGCTTTCCAGTAAGAGGTGATTTCCCTGTCGCCTTGAAAGTTGTAATTGTTTCCTGAATAGAAAGGGACTTGCTATCGATACCAGAGACTACACCTTTTGTTCCGTGACTCAGAACACAGCAGATGAAGGCATCGCCGTGCTGAGGATCCCCCTGGAGATCAGTAAAAACATCATTGGACCACTCCTTCACGTCCAACTGCTGCAGTTGAGAGAGGTCTCTCAGAGAAGCAAAGCACGTCAGCGTCTGAACCATCTGGTCCTTGGTTTGGTCTTTACACATCAGCACTCTGAAGTTCAGCCAGCTGAAAACCTTTGCCAGACTTTCTGCAGGACGTTTCATTAAAAAAGTTAGGCTTCAACGACttacaaagagaacaaaagtgtAACTTATGAATGTGTCTAATGTGTAACATACCAGCATCATTGTTAGTTCCCCTTCTCACTTTACCATCCATGAAAGTCTCATTGTTAATTATGACACAGAGGCCGTTCGGTTGGCTGTTCAGCTGATATTGATCGTCCTAAAAACAAAGTAGAAGCAGAGTGGGGGTTTGGGAATACTTCAaaaactaccaaggtgcatggagAATGAAAGGCGAGGAGAGGTTAAAAGCTCCAGCTACACTTGTAGTAGGGCTGTGCAATATAtggagtttttaagatatatcgatatattttcaaacaagatatagggtaagacaatatcgttaatatcgatatagtttatgttgcattaaaataacgttacagaggtgccagttcacctttttctcatctcactgatgatgacgactgactgtctgtccctcttaaccctgctcctcctctctgtctctcttttattgtatttaaggaacatttttattttataatattactttttaaattcacaaacaggtagtttattctccatgtgttttcactgttaataaaatacatattgagtatcgc from the Labrus bergylta chromosome 4, fLabBer1.1, whole genome shotgun sequence genome contains:
- the LOC109995961 gene encoding caspase-8, translated to MMSAKDTMRRNKTLLQSTLCGDNVIILNKVYEKKLITGREYNNLKSINKEDVEGHVIELVDKIMNKGDETCQDFLHLLQTDEDIKTTYPKLKNIQLSVTRPLPLPIQASSSNEGATMPPESKRPKQDDQYQLNSQPNGLCVIINNETFMDGKVRRGTNNDAESLAKVFSWLNFRVLMCKDQTKDQMVQTLTCFASLRDLSQLQQLDVKEWSNDVFTDLQGDPQHGDAFICCVLSHGTKGVVSGIDSKSLSIQETITTFKATGKSPLTGKPKVFLIQACQGRQMQRGVLSEDLQADDSQSPFIPEDADFLVALATVEDYKAMRHPIDGSWFIQSLCEQLKERCPRGEDITTILHHVNNQVSLKEGFIQHDRAKQMPEVRFTLRKRLVLSPQAGSP